CACCGATATAACCAATTGATGCTTGTAGCGCTAAAAATATTTTCGGTAAGAATGTAAAGATTAACGATACTGAGCTATCGCTTAACTCCGCAGGATTTACGTTAGGATTAAATGAAAACACAGCAGGTAAAATCATTAAGCCAGCAGTGAAAGCTACGGCGGTATCCGTTAACGCTACCAATTTTGCAGAGCCGACAATATCAGTTTTACGGTCAATATAAGAACCATAAGTGATCAATATGCCCATGCCTAAGGATAATGAGAAAAATGCTTGTGATAAGGCGCCATTAATCACCGCAGGGGTAATTTTAGATACATCTGGAATTAAAAAGAACTTAACACCTAAAAGTGCATTATCTAGAGTTAGAACATATATCACCATCACCAGTAACATAATAAATAAAGTCGGCATCAATATCTTTGATGCGCGCTCAATACCGTCTTTAACGCCAGCGACGAGTATAAAATTAACTATACCTGCAACCACAATCATACCAGCGAAAATATAAGGACTATTTACAAACTCTCCAAAACCTTTGTTACTCGCTAAATAGTCTAAATTTCCGCTTAAGGTTAATACGATATAACCAAAAATCCAAACGGTTAAAACCATATAAAAAACAGCGATCATAAAAGGAGTTAATACACCAAGAAAACCGGCAGCGCCCCAAGCCCTACTTCCACCACTTAAGGCTTTATAAGCTCCAACAGGTTCTTTTGCTGTTTTGCGACCAACGGCCATTTCCGCAACCATTACGGGTAAACAGATAAAAAACACAAAAAGAGCATACATTAATAAAAATGCACCACCTCCATTTTTAGCTGCATTCACCGGAAAACCAACCAAATTCCCGATACCAACAGCTGAACCAGCAGCTGCTAAAATGAACCCTAAGCGGGAACTGAAATGCTCTCTTTCTGTACTCATAAATGTCCTTCATTGTATTTTTTTAGGGCTAATAATTATAATTTTTATTCACAGCGCCCGTTTTTTATTTAGATGGATAACTGACTGATGCTAACAAGCTTTTTCCCCAAAGTCTTGTATTTGAAATGCGTCAATAGTTTGCAGGTGTATCATATTTGTTGCACCTGCTATTGTTGATTAACCGTAAAAGTTAGCATTCATTATATTGAGAATGTTTTCCGTTTCTATGGCCGCAAAATTAGCGGCTGCTTCTAGATCATCTGTTGATACTTTTAGAGTATTACATATCGCAGCATCAATACTGTCATCGTAACTAAAGTCCTCAGGATGGCACTCAACTAATGCTAGTCTTGATGCTAAATATAGTACCTGAACATCTTTATTGATTTGAATATTATGAGCGTTATTGTAATGGCGAATTGGCAAAATTATTTTTTCTGGTATTTGCCATATTTTTAATAACTCGGCAGAAACTTCGGTATAAGTAAAACCTAACACCTGCTGCTGTAATTGCCAAGGCAACAAATCGGCATGGTAAGCTTCACATTGCTTAGCAAGCTCTGGTGATATTTTTGCCACAATTAACTCGCCAAAGTTTTGCAATAAACCCGCAACAAATAATCGTTCTATATCTCGAATACCGGCGGTTATTGCTAAATTTTTAGTCGCTAAGCCACAAAAAACGCTCATATGCCAAAAACGTTTTAAATCAATTGAGTCATTTGAAAAGTGTTTAAACGCTGTTGCAGCAACATCGACTAGCATCATGTTGTAAATAGCTTGTGTACCAATAATGGTAATCGCACGTGAAATAGTGCTTATTTCACCTGGAAAACTATAAATTGCACTATTAGCAATTTGCAACAAGCGCGATGTCATTGAGGGATCAACACTGATTACGTTAGCGAAATCTTCGATAGTTGAGTCGTCGTCTTCCATTAACGCTTTTATTTTAAAACACGCGTCAGGAAGCGCAAAAGAACCATTTGCTTGTTGGGCATATTCAAGGGCATTCATCAATTAATCATTCCTAATGTAAATGTTCACAACTTTTAGATAAATATTATTGCGCAAATGTTAAACCAAAAAAATCACCTACATGCCACTGCGGACGGGCAGTTTGGTTAGCTATTTCTAAGCCTATCATCATATTAACTAGCGCAAAATTTGCCGCTGCTTGATAATTTATCGGTAATGTAATTTCATCACTATGTTGATGATAATGATTTTTCAAAAAGTCACCAAATACCTCACCACCATCTATGTTCTCATCTGTTGATTTAAAACCAGTCATTAAAAATACTGATGGAATACCAGCTTTAACAAAACTGTAATGGTCACTACGGGTAAAAAGTGCTTGTTCTGGCATTGGGTCTTCACTTAGCTCAATATCAACTTTTTTTGCTGCTGTTGCCACAATGTTACCCAGCGTTGAATGCGTAGAACCAAAAGCGATAACATCGGCAAATGGATACAAAATTAGCGGCATATCCAAATTCACATTCGCTACGAGCTGCGTTACCGGAAGCGTTGGGTTATTTGCAAAGTAGCTTGAGCCTAATAGACCTTTTTCTTCACCTGTAACTACGACAAACAATACTGAGCGTTTAGGTTTTATTGGCATTTCAGCTAACAAACGAGCAGTTTCAAGTAAAATAGCAACCCCTGATGCGTTATCAAGTGCACCATTATTAATGGTGTCTTCACTATCGCCATGCGAACTAATACCAATGTGATCTAAGTGCGCACTAAACACAACATATTCATTTTTTAATTTTGCATCACTCCCCTCTATAGCTGCGATAATATTAGGGCTAGTGATCTGTTCATGGCGAGAGTTATTCTTCAACGTAACTTGATAAGGTAAGTTAAACCCCTTAATCACGGTATTATTTGAATCTGCAGCATAAATATCGGCTAAGTTAAACTCTGCCCCCTCAAAAAGCGCCTGTGCTGCATCTTGTTGAATATATGCACCAGAAATTAATGTAGGTTGCTTGCCAAATGGAACATCATCTTTCGTCAACCAACTTAAGCGTGGTGTGTTGGCATATTGTGCAGATTTTTCAAAACTTCTGACCAGTTCACGTTTAGGTGTATGGATAGTAATAAAACCAACTGCTCCATGTTCAGCTGCATGACGACTTTTTTCTGCGCTAGAGCCAATATGAGCTCCCTCTTCAGAAGGTAAATCATCAGGTCTACCAGTTAACGCTACTACAATTTTGCCTTTAACATCAATATTTTCATAATCGTTATAGCCAAACTCTTCAGTGATAACGCCATAGCCCACAAAAACAGTAGGGGCAGTAATCGCGCTTTCATTTTGTAAACTAGAACCCGACATTAAAAACTGATTAATATACTCAAGCTCAACATCACCTTTTAAGCCGTGAATAACAGCACTTGCGGAGCCATCAACTAGGTAGGTTTTACGAAAGCGAACTTGTTGTTCAAAGCCTTCGGAATCGCCGCCTATATTCTCCCCTTTAGGCGTTAACCCTAATTGTTTAAAGTATGACTTTACATAGTTGGCTGCAATTTGGTATCCGTTACTACCTGTGTCTCGCCCTTGCAATGTGTCGTCAGCAAGGAATTCAATATGCGCTTTAATGTTGTCAGCGTTAACTTGGCTAGCTCCCGTTTCGCTGCTGGTATTCACCGGCGTTGTGGGTGACTTATTACAGGCGGATAATGCTATGAAAGCAACGGCGATAAGGCTAAATTTTTTGATCATGTTTGATGGGAGTATATTCATGGAGTCTCATTAACTTCTGCTAAATGGCTTGAAAAAAATTTTACCTATTTAGCTTTATTATTTTAATAATTACATTTCAGCTTTTTTAAAAAATATATCGTAATAAAAAGAGCTAAAAAACGTCTACAGACACTATATCGACTGTTATGTAAAAAAACTAGCTCACAGTGCCAAATGCAAACATATTGGAAATCGCTAGGTGTTACTATAACTTTGCATTATAGCTATTGTTAATCAAAAATAGGGATGCCAGAGTGGCGTTTTACATGTTCCATAACAACATATGTGTGCGTTTGAGATACCGCTGGCAAGTCGACAATACTTCCGAGTAATATGCGATAAGCTTCCATATTTTCGAAGCGCAGTTTAAGTAGGTAATCAAAGCCTCCCACTACCATGTGGCACTCAGCAACCTCTTTTATTTGCACTACCTGTGAACGAAATTCATTAAAAATATCGGCGGTCGTACGATCAAGTGTTACTTGAATGAACGCTGTCATACCGCACTTTAATTTACTGGCATTTAAAAAAGCACCGTAACGCTCAATATAGCCTTCTTGTTCAAGGCGTTTTACACGTTCTAGGCACGGGCTAGCGCTTAAATTAACGTGCTGTGCTAACGTGTTGTTTGATATTCGACCATTTTTTTGTAAAATGTCTAAAATAGTTAAATCAATACGATCTAGCGTTCTCGGTTTGCTATTTATCATTGTTCAGTCAGTTTTATGGTTAGCATTACAGAATAAATTATCTCGAAATCTTCAGTACTGTCAATATATTCTCAACATGACGTTTGAATAAAAAATTAGCCACACTATTTAAAAAATTTAATATAAGCGACTTTATGATTTCAAAAAAACCGCAAATATCTTCATATTAGCGGTTTTAAAGAGTCCGGTGGTGAAACACTACATTTTTAGTATTAGCTTTTACTTATCAAAAAGCCTTCTATCTCTTCACCTGGTAATGGTTTGTAATAATAATAACCTTGCCCATAAATACAGCCCATTGCTTTTAATAATTGTGCATCAGCTTCATTTTCAATGCCTTCACCAATTGTCGCCATATTTAAGTTTGCCGCTAAGTCGATAATAGTTTTAATTATTGCTTGGTGATTACCCCTTTCGTGGACATTATGAATAAAAGAACGGTCAATCTTTAACACATCAATTGGAAAACGATGTAAATAACTTAAACTCGAATATCCAGTGCCAAAATCATCAAGTAGTATTTTCACGCCCAGCTTCTTTAAAGCTCGCATGTTATCAAGAACAATATTACTATTTTCGAGTAAAGCTCGCTCGGTAAGCTCAACACGAATTTGATGAGGTTCTACACCAGTTATATTAATAATATTTTGAATATCTTGCGGTAAACTTACATTAAAAAAATGGTTACAATATAAGTTACAACTGACATATAGATGTTCTAACCCGAGGCGTTTTTGCCAAAGCATGAGTTGTCGGCATGACTTTTCAAGAATTTGAAAATCAATCGCCATCACTAAGTTAGTTTCTTCTGCTAACGGAATAAAATCATTAGGAAATACAAAACCTCGTTTAGGACTTTGCCATCGAGCTAGGGCTTCAAAACCAATTATTTTACCATCACTCATTTGTACTATGGGTTGAAAATAAGGGGTAAACTCTTCGTTATCAATACCTTCGCGTAAATCAGTTTCCAACGACATCGCATTTTGCACTTTAGAGTGCATACTTGAGTCAAATACTTCAAAGCGACCTTTACCTTTGTCTTTGGCGTGATACATCGCGATATCGGCATCTCTTAACATAGTATCTGCATTTTCATAGCGCATATTATTAAATAATACGCCAATGCTAGTGCCGATAAAAACCGTCTGATTTTCAATCGTAAATGGTAAAGACAATAACTCAGTTATACGTTTAGCAATTTCGTATGTGCTTACTTCACTATCTATGTCTTCTACCAAAATAACAAATTCGTCACCACCTAAACGTGCAACCGTATCGTTGTCTCGGATTACTTCAGTTAAAGCGATAGATATTTTTTTTAATAAATTATCCCCTGCGTGATGTCCAAGGTTATCGTTTACCACTTTGAAACGGTCTAAATCAAGGAACAAAATAGCAAATTTAAATTCTGCATGACGTTTGTTACGCGCAATGGCACGATTTAAAAGATTTATAAATACTGCTCGGTTGGGTAACCCCGTTAAAATATCATGCGAAGCAGCATGTTTGAGCTTTTCTTCGGCATCTTTACGTTGCTTTATTTCTTCTTCTAACGCCGAAGTTCGAAGCTTTACCTGATGCTCTAACAATTCATGTGACTTTCTTTCATCATCTGAAATTTCACGGCGATTCATGGCAGAGGCAACATGTCGTGATACAAATCGCAACAACTCTGCATCTTGTTCGTTAAAGCGTATTGCTTTTTGATAGCTTTGTAATACCATAGCGCCAAGCATTTCGCCAGAATGAATGAGTGGCACCCCAAGCCAAGAAACAACGTCTAAATCTGGCTTAATCGTTTTACCTTGATGATGCAGCGCCAGCATAGCTTCCTGATCGAGTAATACGGTTTCAGCGCTTTTCAATACTATTTCTGTAAAACGATTGGAAAGTTTTCTGGGTTGATAGTGATCATCGGTATTATCAAAATGTTGATCGAGAAAATAAGCAAAGAACAACTCGTCATTTTTTACATCATACTTAGCAATATAAAAATTTTCGGCGTTGATCAGCTGTCCTACAATGTTGTGAACTAAACTGTAGAAAGAATCTATATCTATATTAGGATCATTGGTTAGCTCTGAGATACGATACAATGACTCTTGCAATAACTCCGATTTTTCTCGATCTCGAATTTGATGCATCAATTCTTTTGTACGCGCATCAACAGCCGCTTGCAAACGGCCTCTATCTTGTAAACGTGTTAAAGCTGTTACTATATGTTGAGCGGTAAACTCTAATAAGTCTCGATCAGATTCTTGATAACGCATATCAGCAGAATAACTTTGCACCGCCATTACGCCAATAACAAAACCATCGTGCATTAAAGGAACACCAAGCCAGTCAATACTATCTTCACCAACAGATTTTATTTTTTGCTCTTGCTCTAATTGAATAACAACTTCTGGTGTCGCTAGTAAACCTTTTCGACTTTCAATAACATAGTTTGTCATTGAACCTTCAAAAAATTTAATAGGGTAAACACCTAACGCTAAATTGTCTTTTTCATCTACATGATAAACTAACTCTAACGTTGATAATGTTTGATCATAAAGCACGATATAAAAATTATTTGCTCTCATCACCGAGGCAATAGAATGATGAACTTGTTCAAATAGCGCGTTTAGGTCAGCACAATCAATAGAAAGTTGGTTAAGTTTTAAGAGCGCTTTGTAGCGATCTTGAAGTTTTTGATATTTATTTAGTAAGGCGATCGATTCTACCGCTAAATCTGCGTTTGAATTAGTTAATGGATCAATTGGGTGTAATGAATCAGTCAACTTTTTCACCATACTGAACGGGTAAACGTTATAAAATGGATCATGTAAATGACCCTAGCGCTTCAAAGGTAGGCAAAGTAACAAATATCAGGCAATAAATCCACTTAAGCCATTGTTTTATTTATTAAGTTTTAGTGACTCTTCGACCTCTTGTTTGTTTCCACAAACACCGTCTTGCTTGTCATCACGATAATAA
The Colwellia sp. Arc7-D genome window above contains:
- a CDS encoding M28 family metallopeptidase, coding for MNILPSNMIKKFSLIAVAFIALSACNKSPTTPVNTSSETGASQVNADNIKAHIEFLADDTLQGRDTGSNGYQIAANYVKSYFKQLGLTPKGENIGGDSEGFEQQVRFRKTYLVDGSASAVIHGLKGDVELEYINQFLMSGSSLQNESAITAPTVFVGYGVITEEFGYNDYENIDVKGKIVVALTGRPDDLPSEEGAHIGSSAEKSRHAAEHGAVGFITIHTPKRELVRSFEKSAQYANTPRLSWLTKDDVPFGKQPTLISGAYIQQDAAQALFEGAEFNLADIYAADSNNTVIKGFNLPYQVTLKNNSRHEQITSPNIIAAIEGSDAKLKNEYVVFSAHLDHIGISSHGDSEDTINNGALDNASGVAILLETARLLAEMPIKPKRSVLFVVVTGEEKGLLGSSYFANNPTLPVTQLVANVNLDMPLILYPFADVIAFGSTHSTLGNIVATAAKKVDIELSEDPMPEQALFTRSDHYSFVKAGIPSVFLMTGFKSTDENIDGGEVFGDFLKNHYHQHSDEITLPINYQAAANFALVNMMIGLEIANQTARPQWHVGDFFGLTFAQ
- a CDS encoding sodium-dependent transporter — translated: MSTEREHFSSRLGFILAAAGSAVGIGNLVGFPVNAAKNGGGAFLLMYALFVFFICLPVMVAEMAVGRKTAKEPVGAYKALSGGSRAWGAAGFLGVLTPFMIAVFYMVLTVWIFGYIVLTLSGNLDYLASNKGFGEFVNSPYIFAGMIVVAGIVNFILVAGVKDGIERASKILMPTLFIMLLVMVIYVLTLDNALLGVKFFLIPDVSKITPAVINGALSQAFFSLSLGMGILITYGSYIDRKTDIVGSAKLVALTDTAVAFTAGLMILPAVFSFNPNVNPAELSDSSVSLIFTFLPKIFLALQASIGYIGASAVAAFFFILVFFAAITSLVSILEVPVSYLVTEKKHSRKKALSILLMTAGVLTVFATLSFGMVSYFTEFTSYAGGTRSFFDVIYDVFYDTILPLNGFLLCVFVSYRWKRLQLSEELSIGNANYKGSWVEKYINFSLGTFIPVIVFSIFLNTVLQKFFGYSIFGF
- a CDS encoding winged helix-turn-helix transcriptional regulator encodes the protein MINSKPRTLDRIDLTILDILQKNGRISNNTLAQHVNLSASPCLERVKRLEQEGYIERYGAFLNASKLKCGMTAFIQVTLDRTTADIFNEFRSQVVQIKEVAECHMVVGGFDYLLKLRFENMEAYRILLGSIVDLPAVSQTHTYVVMEHVKRHSGIPIFD
- a CDS encoding HDOD domain-containing protein; protein product: MNALEYAQQANGSFALPDACFKIKALMEDDDSTIEDFANVISVDPSMTSRLLQIANSAIYSFPGEISTISRAITIIGTQAIYNMMLVDVAATAFKHFSNDSIDLKRFWHMSVFCGLATKNLAITAGIRDIERLFVAGLLQNFGELIVAKISPELAKQCEAYHADLLPWQLQQQVLGFTYTEVSAELLKIWQIPEKIILPIRHYNNAHNIQINKDVQVLYLASRLALVECHPEDFSYDDSIDAAICNTLKVSTDDLEAAANFAAIETENILNIMNANFYG
- a CDS encoding EAL domain-containing protein codes for the protein MTDSLHPIDPLTNSNADLAVESIALLNKYQKLQDRYKALLKLNQLSIDCADLNALFEQVHHSIASVMRANNFYIVLYDQTLSTLELVYHVDEKDNLALGVYPIKFFEGSMTNYVIESRKGLLATPEVVIQLEQEQKIKSVGEDSIDWLGVPLMHDGFVIGVMAVQSYSADMRYQESDRDLLEFTAQHIVTALTRLQDRGRLQAAVDARTKELMHQIRDREKSELLQESLYRISELTNDPNIDIDSFYSLVHNIVGQLINAENFYIAKYDVKNDELFFAYFLDQHFDNTDDHYQPRKLSNRFTEIVLKSAETVLLDQEAMLALHHQGKTIKPDLDVVSWLGVPLIHSGEMLGAMVLQSYQKAIRFNEQDAELLRFVSRHVASAMNRREISDDERKSHELLEHQVKLRTSALEEEIKQRKDAEEKLKHAASHDILTGLPNRAVFINLLNRAIARNKRHAEFKFAILFLDLDRFKVVNDNLGHHAGDNLLKKISIALTEVIRDNDTVARLGGDEFVILVEDIDSEVSTYEIAKRITELLSLPFTIENQTVFIGTSIGVLFNNMRYENADTMLRDADIAMYHAKDKGKGRFEVFDSSMHSKVQNAMSLETDLREGIDNEEFTPYFQPIVQMSDGKIIGFEALARWQSPKRGFVFPNDFIPLAEETNLVMAIDFQILEKSCRQLMLWQKRLGLEHLYVSCNLYCNHFFNVSLPQDIQNIINITGVEPHQIRVELTERALLENSNIVLDNMRALKKLGVKILLDDFGTGYSSLSYLHRFPIDVLKIDRSFIHNVHERGNHQAIIKTIIDLAANLNMATIGEGIENEADAQLLKAMGCIYGQGYYYYKPLPGEEIEGFLISKS